One Streptomyces sp. R28 DNA window includes the following coding sequences:
- a CDS encoding MMPL family transporter, giving the protein MTEVNRPPRVGGWTRFVTARPRLSLLVALVITALAVLAGSGVADRLGSGGWEDPDAESTYATKALEREFPASQPNLLLLVDAGGASVDDPAVAAEARRLAEHLAGEKGITGVGSYWQADASAAPALRAEDGHEALIAARITGEEKQAGETLDRIAPEFRGTHGPVEVSVGGPVAVRHEMQTTIQEDLVRAEVIALPVTLVLLVMVFGSAVAALLPLGIGIVAILGTNAVLRGLTEVTDVSVFAMNLTTALGLGLAVDYALFIVRRFREELATGAEPLTAVGTTLRTAGRTVLFSALTVAVSLAAMLVFPQYFLRSFAYAGIAVVLLAAAAALILLPAALVLLGHRVNSLDLRRLFRRGRAAGDPDDPKTPAQASGTPEGRAWTRTADLVMRRAPFFALGTTAVLVLLGLPFLGVKFGTADDRQLPSSAESHVVQQHIRDGFPGSPGGGLEVLAEGRATPAQYAAYKERIAELPDVLRVDGPLVKGESAYFTVLPKGEAVDGPAQGLVDELRATQAPFDTKVTGAAAVLVDSKGAIAERLPLAAAFIAIVTLLLVFLLTGSVLIPIQAVVLNALSLTAMFGAVVWVFQDGHLSGLLGFTSPGSIETTLPVLMFCVAFGLSMDYGVFLLSRIKEEYDTTGDHDQAVRHGLQRTGGLITAAAVILAVVMVAIGTSRVTNTKMLGLGIALAVLMDAMIVRSLLVPAVMRLTGRATWWAPGPLRRFHSRFGLSEGEATAAPAAEPARERDKVSAHG; this is encoded by the coding sequence ATGACCGAAGTCAACAGGCCGCCCCGAGTCGGAGGCTGGACCCGCTTCGTGACCGCCCGCCCCCGGTTGTCGCTGCTGGTGGCCCTGGTGATCACCGCGCTCGCCGTGCTGGCGGGCAGCGGGGTCGCCGACCGCCTGGGCAGCGGCGGCTGGGAGGACCCGGACGCCGAGTCGACCTACGCGACCAAGGCGCTGGAGCGCGAGTTCCCCGCCTCCCAGCCCAACCTCCTGCTCCTCGTGGACGCGGGTGGCGCCTCCGTGGACGACCCCGCGGTCGCCGCCGAGGCCCGGCGGCTCGCGGAGCATCTGGCCGGAGAGAAGGGCATCACAGGGGTCGGCTCCTACTGGCAGGCGGACGCCTCGGCGGCTCCCGCCCTGCGTGCCGAGGACGGCCATGAGGCGCTGATCGCGGCCCGCATCACCGGCGAAGAGAAGCAGGCGGGGGAGACCCTGGACCGCATCGCGCCCGAGTTCCGGGGCACGCACGGGCCGGTGGAGGTCAGCGTCGGCGGTCCGGTCGCCGTACGGCACGAGATGCAGACGACCATCCAGGAGGACCTGGTCCGCGCCGAGGTGATCGCCCTGCCGGTCACCCTCGTGCTGCTGGTGATGGTCTTCGGCAGCGCGGTCGCGGCCCTGCTGCCGCTCGGCATCGGCATCGTCGCGATCCTCGGCACGAACGCGGTGCTGCGCGGCCTGACCGAGGTCACCGACGTCTCCGTCTTCGCGATGAACCTCACCACGGCCCTGGGCCTCGGCCTCGCCGTCGACTACGCGCTGTTCATCGTCCGCCGCTTCCGCGAGGAACTCGCCACCGGCGCCGAACCCTTGACGGCGGTCGGCACAACCTTGCGCACGGCCGGCCGTACGGTCCTGTTCTCGGCCCTCACGGTCGCGGTGTCCCTCGCGGCGATGCTGGTCTTCCCGCAGTACTTCCTGCGGTCCTTCGCCTACGCCGGGATCGCGGTCGTGCTGCTGGCCGCGGCGGCCGCGCTGATCCTGCTTCCGGCGGCACTGGTCCTGCTCGGCCACCGGGTCAACTCCCTGGACCTGCGGCGCCTGTTCCGGCGCGGGCGGGCCGCGGGCGACCCGGACGATCCGAAGACGCCCGCTCAGGCGTCCGGCACGCCGGAGGGCAGGGCCTGGACGCGTACCGCGGACCTCGTGATGCGCCGCGCCCCCTTCTTCGCCCTGGGCACCACGGCCGTCCTGGTGCTGCTCGGACTGCCCTTCCTGGGCGTGAAGTTCGGCACCGCCGACGACCGCCAGCTGCCCTCGAGCGCCGAGTCCCATGTCGTGCAGCAGCACATCCGCGACGGCTTCCCGGGCAGCCCCGGCGGCGGCCTGGAGGTGCTCGCCGAGGGCCGGGCCACGCCGGCGCAGTACGCCGCGTACAAGGAGCGGATCGCCGAGCTGCCGGATGTGCTGCGGGTGGATGGACCGCTGGTGAAGGGCGAGTCGGCGTACTTCACGGTGCTGCCGAAGGGCGAGGCGGTGGACGGCCCGGCCCAGGGCCTGGTGGATGAACTGCGCGCCACACAGGCTCCGTTCGACACCAAGGTGACCGGCGCCGCGGCGGTCCTGGTCGACTCCAAGGGCGCGATAGCCGAACGCCTGCCCCTGGCGGCCGCCTTCATAGCGATCGTCACCCTGCTGCTGGTGTTCCTGCTGACGGGCAGTGTGCTGATCCCGATCCAGGCGGTGGTGCTCAACGCGCTGAGCCTGACCGCGATGTTCGGTGCGGTGGTCTGGGTCTTCCAGGACGGCCATCTCTCCGGCCTGCTCGGCTTCACCAGCCCCGGCTCGATCGAGACGACTCTCCCGGTACTGATGTTCTGCGTCGCCTTCGGCCTCTCGATGGACTACGGCGTGTTCCTGCTGTCCCGCATCAAGGAGGAGTACGACACGACCGGCGACCACGACCAGGCGGTCCGGCACGGCCTTCAGCGCACCGGCGGGCTGATCACCGCGGCCGCCGTGATCCTCGCGGTGGTGATGGTCGCGATAGGCACATCCCGGGTGACCAACACCAAGATGCTCGGCCTCGGTATCGCCCTGGCGGTGCTGATGGACGCGATGATCGTCCGCAGCCTTCTGGTCCCGGCGGTCATGCGCCTCACGGGCCGGGCGACCTGGTGGGCCCCGGGTCCGCTCCGCCGCTTCCACAGTCGCTTCGGGCTGAGCGAGGGGGAGGCGACGGCGGCCCCGGCAGCCGAGCCCGCACGGGAGCGGGACAAGGTGAGCGCGCACGGCTGA
- a CDS encoding TetR/AcrR family transcriptional regulator has product MPANQEKDQPRRRQARGERRIAQLLEAAATVFTTTGYTAASTNAIAREAGVSPGTLYQFFPNKEAIAIELGDRLIHEMRETYGEALAPVDPTTPLEEAVGSAVDRFIAFNCEHPVFFALMHGPDIPGRIAEEHDALHATLLSRIDSLLASLLPDTTPADLTRTAHMCLGLYKAGLELVLAHEGAEREAYVQELKNALFRYLDPLVGTRLGRRDTMRTTP; this is encoded by the coding sequence GTGCCCGCCAACCAGGAGAAGGACCAGCCGCGCCGGCGTCAGGCCCGCGGCGAGCGTCGTATCGCCCAGCTGCTCGAGGCGGCGGCCACCGTCTTCACCACCACCGGCTACACGGCCGCCAGCACCAACGCCATCGCCCGCGAGGCGGGCGTCTCGCCGGGCACGCTGTACCAGTTCTTCCCGAACAAGGAGGCGATCGCCATCGAGCTCGGCGATCGGCTCATCCACGAGATGCGCGAGACATACGGCGAGGCACTCGCCCCGGTCGACCCCACGACACCCCTGGAGGAGGCCGTCGGCTCGGCCGTCGACCGGTTCATCGCCTTCAACTGCGAGCACCCGGTGTTCTTCGCACTGATGCACGGCCCCGACATCCCCGGCCGCATCGCCGAGGAGCATGACGCCCTGCACGCGACCCTGCTGTCCCGGATCGACAGCCTGCTCGCCTCACTCCTGCCCGACACCACCCCGGCCGACCTCACCCGCACCGCCCACATGTGCCTGGGCCTGTACAAGGCGGGTCTGGAGCTGGTTCTCGCCCACGAGGGGGCCGAGCGCGAGGCCTACGTCCAGGAGCTGAAGAACGCCCTGTTCCGTTACCTGGACCCGCTGGTGGGCACCCGACTCGGGCGCCGCGACACGATGCGAACCACACCATGA
- a CDS encoding heavy-metal-associated domain-containing protein, producing MTAQTDTPGSVTAVYKVSGMSCGHCEGAVSGEISELPGVSSVKAVAATGEVTVVSAAPLDEEAVRAAVDEAGFELVAKV from the coding sequence ATGACCGCCCAGACCGACACCCCGGGTTCCGTCACCGCCGTCTACAAGGTGAGCGGCATGAGCTGCGGGCACTGCGAGGGCGCCGTCTCCGGCGAGATCTCCGAGCTCCCCGGTGTCAGCTCGGTGAAGGCCGTCGCGGCGACCGGCGAGGTCACCGTCGTCTCCGCGGCCCCGCTGGACGAGGAAGCCGTACGCGCCGCCGTCGACGAGGCCGGCTTCGAACTGGTCGCCAAGGTCTGA
- a CDS encoding heavy metal translocating P-type ATPase — MTRTTDEPPIAETADTTSAPGTSEVELLVGGMTCASCAARVEKKLNRMDGVSATVNYATEKAKVSYPAGVQVADLIATVVKTGYTAAEPAPAQPAPQAAEEDPELTGCRRRLTVSALLAVPVIVLSMIPALQFDNWQWLALALASPVVVWGGLPFHRAAFTNARHGAATMDTLISMGTLAAFGWSLWALFLGDAGMSGMRDDFEFTVARVDGSSQIYLEVASGVVTFILLGRYLEARAKRRAGAALRALMELGAKDVSVLRDGRETRVPVDRLAVGDRFVVRPGEKIATDGTVAEGTSAVDAAMLTGESVPVDVTVGDAVTGATVNAGGRLVVEATRIGADTRLARMAKLVEDAQNGKAEVQRLADRISAVFVPTVIVLAVATFGTWLGVTGDTVAAFTAAVAVLIIACPCALGLATPTALMVGTGRGAQLGILIKGPEVLESTRRVDTVVLDKTGTVTTGRMTLQKVYAAEGEDEEQVLRLAGAVEHASEHPVARAVALGAEERVGRLPEVTGFENVPGRGVHGRVEGRDVAVGRLFDALPSGLARAKEEAERDGRTAVVVGWDGVARGVVAVADAVKESSAEAVRELRALGLAPVLLTGDNRAVAEAVADAVGIDQVIAEVLPEEKVEALRRLQREGRCVAMVGDGVNDAAALATADLGLAMGTGTDAAIEAGDLTLVRGDLRVAADAIRLSRKTLATIKGNLVWAFGYNVAALPLAAAGLLNPMIAGAAMAFSSVFVVTNSLRLRTFR; from the coding sequence ATGACCCGCACCACCGACGAACCACCGATAGCCGAGACGGCCGACACGACCAGCGCGCCCGGCACCTCCGAAGTGGAGCTGCTCGTAGGCGGGATGACCTGCGCCTCCTGCGCGGCCCGCGTCGAGAAGAAGCTCAACCGCATGGACGGCGTGAGCGCCACGGTGAACTACGCGACGGAGAAGGCGAAGGTCAGCTACCCCGCGGGCGTCCAGGTCGCCGACCTGATCGCCACCGTGGTGAAGACGGGCTACACCGCCGCGGAGCCCGCCCCTGCGCAACCCGCGCCGCAGGCGGCCGAGGAAGACCCCGAGCTGACCGGCTGCCGCCGGCGCCTCACCGTCTCCGCGCTGCTCGCCGTGCCCGTCATCGTGCTGTCGATGATCCCGGCCCTGCAGTTCGACAACTGGCAGTGGCTCGCGCTCGCCCTGGCCTCACCGGTCGTCGTCTGGGGCGGCCTGCCCTTCCACCGGGCCGCGTTCACCAACGCCCGGCACGGCGCGGCGACCATGGACACGCTGATCTCGATGGGCACGCTGGCCGCGTTCGGCTGGTCCCTGTGGGCGCTGTTCCTCGGCGACGCGGGCATGAGCGGCATGCGTGACGACTTCGAGTTCACGGTCGCGCGCGTGGACGGCTCCTCGCAGATCTACCTCGAAGTGGCTTCCGGGGTCGTCACCTTCATCCTCCTCGGCCGCTATCTGGAGGCTCGCGCCAAGCGCCGCGCGGGCGCCGCGCTGCGGGCGCTGATGGAACTGGGCGCGAAGGACGTGTCCGTGCTGCGGGACGGCCGCGAGACGCGCGTCCCCGTGGACCGGCTGGCCGTCGGCGACCGGTTCGTCGTACGGCCCGGCGAGAAGATCGCCACCGACGGCACCGTCGCCGAAGGCACCTCCGCGGTGGACGCGGCCATGCTGACCGGCGAGTCGGTGCCGGTGGACGTGACGGTCGGGGACGCGGTCACCGGTGCGACGGTCAACGCGGGCGGACGGCTCGTCGTCGAGGCGACCCGGATCGGCGCCGACACCCGGCTCGCGCGGATGGCGAAGCTGGTGGAGGACGCGCAGAACGGCAAGGCCGAGGTGCAGCGGCTCGCCGACCGGATCTCCGCGGTCTTCGTGCCGACGGTCATCGTCCTCGCGGTCGCCACCTTCGGAACATGGCTCGGCGTCACCGGCGACACGGTCGCCGCGTTCACCGCCGCCGTCGCGGTCCTGATCATCGCCTGCCCGTGCGCACTGGGCCTGGCGACTCCCACGGCCCTCATGGTCGGCACCGGACGCGGGGCGCAGCTCGGCATCCTCATCAAGGGCCCCGAGGTACTGGAGTCCACGCGCCGGGTCGACACCGTCGTCCTGGACAAGACCGGCACGGTCACCACCGGTCGCATGACCCTTCAGAAGGTGTACGCGGCCGAGGGCGAGGACGAGGAACAGGTGCTGCGCCTCGCGGGCGCCGTCGAGCACGCCTCCGAGCATCCCGTCGCCCGGGCGGTGGCCCTGGGCGCGGAGGAGCGGGTCGGGCGGCTGCCGGAGGTCACGGGCTTCGAGAACGTACCCGGGCGGGGCGTGCACGGGCGCGTGGAGGGCCGTGACGTGGCCGTGGGGCGCCTTTTCGACGCGCTGCCCAGCGGGCTCGCCCGCGCCAAGGAAGAGGCCGAGAGGGACGGTCGTACGGCCGTCGTGGTCGGGTGGGACGGAGTGGCACGCGGTGTCGTCGCCGTCGCGGACGCGGTGAAGGAGTCCAGCGCCGAGGCGGTGCGCGAGCTGCGCGCGCTGGGGCTCGCTCCGGTGCTGCTGACCGGGGACAACCGGGCGGTCGCCGAAGCGGTGGCGGACGCGGTCGGTATCGATCAGGTGATCGCGGAGGTCCTGCCCGAGGAGAAGGTCGAAGCCCTACGGCGACTGCAGCGCGAGGGGCGGTGCGTCGCCATGGTCGGTGACGGCGTCAACGACGCGGCCGCGCTCGCCACCGCCGATCTGGGTCTCGCCATGGGCACCGGGACTGACGCGGCGATCGAGGCGGGCGATCTGACGCTGGTGCGCGGGGATCTGCGGGTGGCGGCGGACGCCATCCGGCTGTCCCGGAAGACGCTCGCCACGATCAAGGGCAACCTCGTGTGGGCCTTCGGGTACAACGTCGCGGCGTTGCCGCTGGCCGCGGCGGGGTTGTTGAACCCGATGATCGCCGGTGCCGCGATGGCCTTCTCGTCGGTGTTCGTGGTGACGAACAGCCTGCGGCTGCGGACGTTCCGGTGA
- a CDS encoding citrate synthase codes for MSDNSVVLRYGDGEYTYPVIDSTVGDKGFDIGKLRAQTGLVTLDSGYGNTAAYKSAVTYLDGEAGILRYRGYPIEQLAERSTFLEVAYLLINGELPTVDELSTFKNEITQHTLLHEDVKNFYKGFPRDAHPMAMLSSVVSALSTFYQDSHNPFDETQRNLSTIRLLAKLPTIAAYAYKKSIGHPFVYPRNDLGYVENFLRMTFSVPAQEYELDPVVVSALDKLLILHADHEQNCSTSTVRLVGSSQANMFASISAGISALWGPLHGGANQSVLEMLEGIQASGGDVDSFIRKVKNKEDGVRLMGFGHRVYKNFDPRAKIIKAAAHDVLSALGKSDELLDIALKLEEHALSDDYFVSRSLYPNVDFYTGLIYRAMGFPTEMFTVLFALGRLPGWIAQWHEMIKEPGSRIGRPRQIYTGVVERDFVPVEER; via the coding sequence GTGAGCGACAACTCTGTAGTACTGCGGTACGGCGACGGCGAGTACACCTACCCGGTGATTGACAGCACCGTCGGCGACAAGGGCTTCGACATCGGCAAGCTCCGCGCCCAGACCGGTCTGGTGACGCTGGACAGCGGCTACGGCAACACCGCCGCCTATAAATCCGCCGTCACCTACCTCGACGGCGAGGCGGGCATCCTCCGCTACCGCGGCTACCCGATCGAGCAGCTGGCCGAGCGCTCCACCTTCCTGGAGGTGGCCTACCTGCTGATCAACGGTGAGCTGCCGACCGTCGACGAGCTCTCGACCTTCAAGAACGAGATCACGCAGCACACCCTGCTGCACGAGGACGTCAAGAACTTCTACAAGGGCTTCCCGCGCGACGCCCACCCGATGGCCATGCTGTCGTCGGTCGTCTCCGCGCTGTCCACGTTCTACCAGGACAGCCACAACCCGTTCGACGAGACGCAGCGCAACCTCTCGACGATCCGCCTGCTCGCCAAGCTCCCGACGATCGCCGCGTACGCGTACAAGAAGTCGATCGGCCACCCGTTCGTCTACCCGCGCAACGACCTCGGCTACGTCGAGAACTTCCTGCGCATGACCTTCTCGGTGCCGGCGCAGGAGTACGAGCTCGACCCGGTCGTCGTCTCCGCCCTCGACAAGCTGCTGATCCTGCACGCGGACCACGAGCAGAACTGTTCGACGTCCACGGTCCGCCTGGTCGGTTCGTCCCAGGCGAACATGTTCGCGTCGATCTCGGCCGGCATCTCCGCCCTCTGGGGCCCGCTGCACGGCGGCGCCAACCAGTCCGTCCTGGAGATGCTCGAGGGCATCCAGGCCTCCGGCGGCGACGTCGACTCCTTCATCCGCAAGGTGAAGAACAAGGAGGACGGCGTCCGCCTGATGGGCTTCGGCCACCGGGTCTACAAGAACTTCGACCCGCGCGCCAAGATCATCAAGGCCGCCGCGCACGACGTCCTGTCGGCCCTCGGCAAGTCCGACGAGCTGCTGGACATCGCCCTGAAGCTGGAGGAGCACGCGCTCTCCGACGACTACTTCGTCTCGCGCAGCCTCTACCCGAACGTCGACTTCTACACCGGCCTGATCTACCGGGCCATGGGCTTCCCGACCGAGATGTTCACGGTCCTGTTCGCCCTCGGTCGCCTCCCGGGGTGGATCGCCCAGTGGCACGAGATGATCAAGGAGCCGGGTTCCCGCATCGGCCGCCCGCGCCAGATCTACACGGGCGTCGTCGAGCGCGACTTCGTTCCGGTCGAGGAGCGCTGA